TCAGCACACGCACCGCGTTGCGGCTCGTCACCAAGCCGTAGATGCCGATGCAAAAAAGTGCGGCTGCCAGCAGCAAGAAATATTCCAGATGCATAACCGTGGATTGCCCTTAGCCCAACGAATGACACAACGCGCGATCGCCCCCGAACCGTGTCAGGGGCGATCGCCCAAAATCTCTAAACCGAGCCTGACGGCGGCAGTTGACCGCTCGTCGCCGTTTCCCGAGGCCGCTCCGGCAGCGTAAACTCCGGTGCCGTCGTCGCGTCGAGCTCCTCATCCGGCAAGAACTCTCGCCGAGCCAGCATGATGGCACCCACCAGCGCCACCAGCAGCAGCACTGAGGCCAGCTCAAACGGCAGCAGGAAGTCACTAAAGAAGTGCTCACCAATCACCACCGTCGCCGCGTCTCCGGCTGGCACCTCTCCCGAGAGGTTCCAGGGACCGGACAGCACCATGGCGCCGAGCAGCACAAACAGGCCGATGCACACCAGCGCCGTTGCGCCCCGGCGGATCCAGGCTCGCGGCATCACCGGAAACTCTTCGCGCTTGTTCACCAGCATGATGGCGAACAAGATCAGAACGTTCACCGCGCCGACATAAACGAGGACCTGGGCCGCTGCCACAAAGCCCGCATTCAACAGAATGTAGAGTCCAGCAATGCTCGTGAAAACCATCCCGAGCAGAAACGCCGAATAAACAATGTTGCTGAGCAGCACAACCCCCAGCGCGCTGCCGATCATCATCAGCGCGAGCAGCGCAAAGGCAACAATCTGGACCCCTTCAGCTAAATTCACAGCAGTGTTGTCTCCCTACAATGGCTACGAATGAATCGGCGGAACTACTTGGCCTCTTCGGGCTGCTTGCCCTGGGCCGCTTCCGCTTGAGCAATGATTTCCTCGGGACGCAGACCAGCCCGCTGGACATCCGCAGGCAGATCGTGGGGATCGAGAGCCCCCTTGGGCAAGTACGCCAGTTCTCGTAACGGCGTCACCATTGCGTCATCCGTGACCTTATAGGGCAGACGTCCCAGAGCCACATTATCAAAGTTCAGCTCGTGGCGATCGTAGGCCGCCAGCTCATACTCCTCTGTCATCGAGAGGCAGTTGGTGGGGCAGTACTCCACGCAGTTGCCGCAGAAGATGCACACGCCAAAGTCAATGCTGTAGCTGTTGAGCTTCTTCTTCTTGGTCTCTTTGTTGAATTCCCAGTCCACCACCGGCAGGTTGATCGGACAAACCCGAACGCACACCTCGCAGGAAATGCACTTGTCAAACTCAAAGTGAATACGGCCCCGGAAACGCTCGGAGGGAATGAGCTTTTCGTAGGGATACTGCACCGTCACCGGTCGCCGCTGCATGTGGTCAAAGGTGACCGAGAGGCCCTGACCAATGTAGCGAGCTGCCTGAACAGTTTCCTTGGCGTAGTCGCCGACCTGTTTAAGGAATTTCAGCATGGTTCTTCTCTCGCGTTTGCAATCGGCTACGAAGGGGCAAAGGGAGGGGATAGTCTCGTTGTCTGTGGGGCGATCGCCCGAGACCTAGCCCCCAAAGGCGACCGGAAACGCCAGCTTCAGCCCCGCCGTCAGCAACAGGTTCACCAGCGACACCGGCAGCAAGAACTTCCAGCCCAAATCCAGCAGCTGGTCAATGCGCACCCGAGGCACCGTCCAGCGCAGGAGCACCGCCAGGAAGATCAGGAAATAGGCCTTCAGCAGGGTCATGGTAATGCCCAAAGAGGCCGTCACCACCTGCAAAATTGCGTTCGACTCCTCGATACCCAGCCAGCCAGCCACCAGATTCAGCGGAATCGGAAAATCCCAGCCGCCCAGATACAGAATCGAAAACAGCAGCGCCGACAGCACCAGGTTGACGTAGGAGCCCAAGTAGAACAGGGCAAACTTCATGCCGCCGTACTCGGTCTGGTAGCCAGCGACCAGCTCTTCCTCAGCCTCTGGCAAGTCAAAGGGTAGACGCTCACACTCCGCCAGGGCCGAGATCCAGAAAATCAAGAAGCCCACGGGCTGACGCCAAACGTTCCAGCCCAAAATGCCGTAGCCCGACTGCTGATTGACGATGTCAATGGTGCTGAGGCTGTTGGACATCATGACGATGGCCAGGACCGACAGCGCCAGGGGAATTTCGTAGCTGATGGACTGAGCAGCGGCGCGCAGTCCTCCCAGCAGCGAGTACTTGTTGTTGGAGGCGTACCCAGACATCAACAGGCCGATGGGGACAACACTGGAGAGGGCAATCCACAAAAAGATGCCGATGTTGATGTCTGTGATGAGCATGTTCTGCCCGAAGGGCACGATCAAGTAAGACAAAAAGACCGGAATTACGACAATGACAGGCCCCAAGGTGAAGAGGAGGGGGTCTGCCTTGGCGGGAATTACGTCTTCTTTGAAAATCAGCTTGAGGCCGTCAGCAACGGGCTGGAGCGTGCCCAGGGGGCCCGCGAATTCGGGGCCAATTCGCTGCTGAGCGGCGGCGGAAATTTTGCGCTCAAGCCATACAACGACGAGGACGCCTACCGTTGCGCCGATGATCATAAGCAGCATCGGCAGGGGCATCCAGATGGCTTTTGCCGCTCCGGGCGAAAGCCCCAGGTCGATGAGGGTCTTAATAAAACTTTCTTGCAGGTCAATTCCCGAGTTCATGTTTCCTGTACCAGCGCATTGCGGTCAACGAGATGCCTGGAAACCACTGTGATGAATGGACTCCGGCAGCAACGGTGGAGCAGCTTTGGTCTCGTATAAAGATTCTTTGCCTTGCCACTGCCTAGTATATCGTCCGATGGCTGGCAAGTCGGTTGAGCCGTAGCAAATTATGCCTATGGCAATGATTAGTTTAGAACCAGGCAAGCCGAAAAATGGGCAAAAAAAACCCCTCAGACGTTGATGGGTCTGAGGGCTGGAGTTCCTGAAAATCGTCACTGCCCAGATCCTGGCAATGCTTGGGACGATCCGCAAGAGGGGGCTGACCCTCCAGGGGGGCAAAAATGGGCGATCGCGCTCTGAAACTCTAGACTTTGCTGGCGATCAGGTCGCTGCTCGAAGGCTGGCGATCGCCGATCGGGATATAGGGCATGTCGTGGGAGCCGGTGTAGATCTGGGTGGGACGATAGATCCGGTTTTCGCCGAGCTGCTCCTTCCAGTGGGCGAGCCAGCCAGCGACGCGGGCGATCGCAAAGACCGGCGTAAACAAGTCGGTGGGGATCCCCAGCTTGCGGTAGACCAAGCCAGAGTAAAAGTCCACATTGGGATAAACCCCTTTGTGGCCCAGCTTCTCTTCGACGACGCGCTCCATGGTGACCGCGATGTCGTAGTACTTGTCCTGGCCAAATTTCTCAAAAAGCTGCTCGGCCAAATCTTGAAGAATAATGGCCCGGGGGTCTTTGACCTTGTACACCCGGTGCCCAAAGCCCATGATCTTGAGCCGCTTCTCGACGCAGTGGTCGACGTAGCTGCGCACATTGTCCACGCTGCCGATGGTCTCCAGCATGTCGATCACCTCCTCGTTGGCGCCGCCGTGCAGGGGACCGGCGAGGGTGCCCACCGCTGAGGCCACGACCGCGTAGGGGTCGGTGAGGGTGGAGGCCGTCACCATTGCGGAAAACGTAGAAGCGTTGATGGTGTGCTCGGCGTGCAGGGTCAGGCAGATATCAAAAATGTGAGCGGCGAGGGAGTCTGGCTCGCGCTCGCTGAGCATGTAGAGGAAGTTGGCGGAGTAGTCGAGATCGTCGCGGGGCTGGACGGGGTCGTTGCCCTTGCGCATGAGCTGAAAGGCCGCCACCATGGTGGGGATTTTGGCCAGCAGCCGCACGACAGCCGCGCGAATGTAGGCGGGATCGTCGAGGGCCCGTCGGGAGTAAAAGAGGCCCAGAGCGGCGGCACAAGCCTGCAAGGCGTCCATGGGGTGACCGCTTTCGGGGAAGCATTTCATCATGTCCCGAATGCGATATTTGAGCCGCCGGTGGTAGCGAATCTCGTGTTCGAAAGCTTCAAGCTCATCCTGGGTGGGTAATTCGCCCCAGATCAAGAGATAGGCGGTTTCGAGGAAGCTGCTTTTTTGAGCGAGCTCTTCGATTCGAATACCACGGTATTCGAGAATGCCCCGCTGTCCATCTACATAGCTGATGCTGGACAGGGTTGCGGGGACGCCCTCCAGACCTGGCTTAAATTCGCCGACAGACATGGCTTTCCTGCTTTGTTTGAAGAATCTTCAGGTTAAGTTATCAGAAAGGGTGCGGTGAGTGAGCCCTTGGGGGTGAATTGTTGGGGCGGGTGAGGCGATCGCCTACAGGCAGAAGCGGGGCGGCGTCAGCCAAAAGAGGCTGCTGTGGCCGAGGGGCGATGCGTGCTCGGGCAGAGCGAGGCCAATAATGCCAGCTTTTTTGAGGACGAGCTTGTCCTGGGCCTGGCCCCAGAGGAGCTGCTCGGCCCAGCGGCTGAGGTCGGGCTCGTGGCCGACGAGGGCGAGGGTGGTGAACTGGGAGCGGTGCTGCTCAAACCAGGTGAGCCAGTCCTGGAGGCTGCCGTCGGGGGCGAGGGTGGGGCTGACCTCCAGGCGATCGCCCAATCCCTCGGCCTGGAGCAGGTGAGCAGTTTGCTGGGCGCGGACCAGGGGGCTGGTGAGGATCAGGTCAAACTCGAGGTTGAGGCTGCGCAACCGCTTGGCGATCGCCCGGGTCTTGTGGATGCCGACCTCGGTGAGGGGGCGATCGCCGTCTTGGTCGTAAGTCCCTCGCTCAGCGGCGATGCCGTGCCGGATCAGATACAGTTCGGTCATGGTTGGGAGCCCTCCCGGCGCGCAAATTCCAGGATTTTAGGGTGTTTGGGGGCGATCGCCTAGCTAGCCTGGATCAAATTGTCTTTGGGGTTCACCAGCTCTTGCAGCTTTTGCTTGATCTGCATGTCAAAGACTTCCCACTTCAGGCGGGCGTACTCGGTGTCTTCGTAGCCGCCAGACAAAAAGCCAATGGGCACCTCGAAGCCGCCCGCCTGCGATCGCCCACCGCCAAAGAAGCGCCCGTGGGAGTCACGGCCAAAGGCTTCCTTGATAAACTCGTCCGGGTCCAGGGTGATCTTGTTGGTGCGCAGAGAGCCCACCACCAGCTCTAGCTCCTCGTCTTCGTCGTGGACAATGCCGTAGACCACGGCGGTGTGGACGTTCTCTTCGGTCACCAAAAAGTCTGCGGCCTGGGGAATGGCGTCGCGATCGTCGTAGCGCAGATACCCAACCCCCGCAATGGAAAAGCTATTTTGGACGATGCGGTTGCGCAGCGATCGCTCGATCACGTCCATCACCCGCTTGGAGCGCGACGCCTGGAGCACCGCCGTCAGCAGCTGGGTGTCATAGAACCGGCTGAGATAGCCCGCCGCCAAAAAATCCTCTTCGCGGGCCTGCATCAGGCGATCGGTGTCCGATCGCAGTCCGTGCATCAGGGCCGTGGCGCATTTCACGTGCTTGCCGATGCTGCTGTCGAGGCGCAGCAGCCCCGCTTGCAGATACTGGGTGAAAATCGTCGCCGTGGCGCGGGTGCTGGGGCGGATGTCCGTAAACTCCGCCCGCAGCTCGTCCTGGGTGCTGTGGTGATCCACGATGACCAAAATGGGCAGCTCAGCCTGGCGGATCAGGG
This genomic stretch from Geitlerinema sp. PCC 7407 harbors:
- the sixA gene encoding phosphohistidine phosphatase SixA, which encodes MTELYLIRHGIAAERGTYDQDGDRPLTEVGIHKTRAIAKRLRSLNLEFDLILTSPLVRAQQTAHLLQAEGLGDRLEVSPTLAPDGSLQDWLTWFEQHRSQFTTLALVGHEPDLSRWAEQLLWGQAQDKLVLKKAGIIGLALPEHASPLGHSSLFWLTPPRFCL
- a CDS encoding NADH-quinone oxidoreductase subunit J, with amino-acid sequence MNLAEGVQIVAFALLALMMIGSALGVVLLSNIVYSAFLLGMVFTSIAGLYILLNAGFVAAAQVLVYVGAVNVLILFAIMLVNKREEFPVMPRAWIRRGATALVCIGLFVLLGAMVLSGPWNLSGEVPAGDAATVVIGEHFFSDFLLPFELASVLLLVALVGAIMLARREFLPDEELDATTAPEFTLPERPRETATSGQLPPSGSV
- the ndhI gene encoding NAD(P)H-quinone oxidoreductase subunit I; its protein translation is MLKFLKQVGDYAKETVQAARYIGQGLSVTFDHMQRRPVTVQYPYEKLIPSERFRGRIHFEFDKCISCEVCVRVCPINLPVVDWEFNKETKKKKLNSYSIDFGVCIFCGNCVEYCPTNCLSMTEEYELAAYDRHELNFDNVALGRLPYKVTDDAMVTPLRELAYLPKGALDPHDLPADVQRAGLRPEEIIAQAEAAQGKQPEEAK
- a CDS encoding citrate synthase; the protein is MSVGEFKPGLEGVPATLSSISYVDGQRGILEYRGIRIEELAQKSSFLETAYLLIWGELPTQDELEAFEHEIRYHRRLKYRIRDMMKCFPESGHPMDALQACAAALGLFYSRRALDDPAYIRAAVVRLLAKIPTMVAAFQLMRKGNDPVQPRDDLDYSANFLYMLSEREPDSLAAHIFDICLTLHAEHTINASTFSAMVTASTLTDPYAVVASAVGTLAGPLHGGANEEVIDMLETIGSVDNVRSYVDHCVEKRLKIMGFGHRVYKVKDPRAIILQDLAEQLFEKFGQDKYYDIAVTMERVVEEKLGHKGVYPNVDFYSGLVYRKLGIPTDLFTPVFAIARVAGWLAHWKEQLGENRIYRPTQIYTGSHDMPYIPIGDRQPSSSDLIASKV
- the nuoH gene encoding NADH-quinone oxidoreductase subunit NuoH → MNSGIDLQESFIKTLIDLGLSPGAAKAIWMPLPMLLMIIGATVGVLVVVWLERKISAAAQQRIGPEFAGPLGTLQPVADGLKLIFKEDVIPAKADPLLFTLGPVIVVIPVFLSYLIVPFGQNMLITDINIGIFLWIALSSVVPIGLLMSGYASNNKYSLLGGLRAAAQSISYEIPLALSVLAIVMMSNSLSTIDIVNQQSGYGILGWNVWRQPVGFLIFWISALAECERLPFDLPEAEEELVAGYQTEYGGMKFALFYLGSYVNLVLSALLFSILYLGGWDFPIPLNLVAGWLGIEESNAILQVVTASLGITMTLLKAYFLIFLAVLLRWTVPRVRIDQLLDLGWKFLLPVSLVNLLLTAGLKLAFPVAFGG
- a CDS encoding bifunctional oligoribonuclease/PAP phosphatase NrnA → MNSDVLHGPDASITALMALNDDGHKLPGTEGDRASEGFSETAIASKPNGTPPRRTPSKIEALQQTLERHRGERHLVVLQDFPDPDALSSGWTYQLIAQQYDIQCDIVYAGNLSHQENIALVKLTNLPVSRWPLQVAREKDLSIYSGVVLVDNQGTTTQLMPLIRQAELPILVIVDHHSTQDELRAEFTDIRPSTRATATIFTQYLQAGLLRLDSSIGKHVKCATALMHGLRSDTDRLMQAREEDFLAAGYLSRFYDTQLLTAVLQASRSKRVMDVIERSLRNRIVQNSFSIAGVGYLRYDDRDAIPQAADFLVTEENVHTAVVYGIVHDEDEELELVVGSLRTNKITLDPDEFIKEAFGRDSHGRFFGGGRSQAGGFEVPIGFLSGGYEDTEYARLKWEVFDMQIKQKLQELVNPKDNLIQAS